The following are encoded in a window of Scophthalmus maximus strain ysfricsl-2021 chromosome 6, ASM2237912v1, whole genome shotgun sequence genomic DNA:
- the soat2 gene encoding sterol O-acyltransferase 2, translated as MTTAEPPKGPWQRNVKARQSDELSCPVGSHDNVQEDELRQWQKHKQKMKVKVLEQVQDQLSDILDRALTESIQPFTHTQRTMNGKMTKKSSVRSEKMDDGKVFTDRPSLLDELFEISHIRTIYHMFIAVLLIFCLSTLAVDYIDQGRLVLEFDLLFFAFGNLGTVIQAWLVMFVYTLFVPYYTLVFWGSLYHTFPSKLGLSLGTGLILSSIQTCVLGLYPIYVVVDNQLPPASRFIVILEQIRFLMKSYSYIRETAPVVMKDTPKEGESPTLPTFSSYLYFLFCPTLIYRESYPRNTHIRWKYVGSTLGMILGCLFYGYFILVRLCVPVFRPETKQPFTTRTMVLAVFHSILPGIMLLLLCFFAFLHCWLNLFGELLRFADRIFYKDWWNSTSFANYYRTWNVVVHDWLYYYGYRDFLWLSKRKFRAAAMLSVFIVSAVVHEYALTMGLGFFYPVMFCLFAVFGVVFNFTMNDKRQSPVFNIIMWACLFLGQGVQVCLYSQEWYAQIHCPRKENSFWELVTPRSWSCSYQR; from the exons ATGACGACTGCAGAGCCACCAAAGGGACCGTGGCAGCGAAACGTTAAGGCCCGTCAGTCAGACGAGCTCTCCTGTCCTG TTGGGAGCCATGATAATGTGCAGGAGGACGAACTGAGACAGTGGCAGAAACATAAACAG AAGATGAAGGTAAAAGTCCTGGAGCAGGTCCAGGATCAGCTCAGTGATATTCTGGACAGAGCTCTGACTGAGTCCATCCAGCCTTTCACACACACCCAGCGGACCATGAACggaaagatgacaaaaaagtCCTCAGTGAG aTCTGAGAAAATGGATGATGGCAAAGTGTTCACGGACAGGCCATCGCTGCTGGA TGAACTGTTTGAGATCAGTCACATCAGAACCATCTATCACATGTTCATAGCCGTGCTCCTCATCTTCTGCCTGAGCACGCTGGCTGTCGACTACATCGACCAGGGAAG GTTGGTCTTGGAGTTCGATCTCCTTTTCTTCGCCTTTGGGAACCTGGGGACAGTCATCCAGGCCTGGCTCGTGATGTTCGTCTACACCCTGTTTGTTCCCTACTACACCCTGGTGTTTTGGGGTTCCTTGTACCACACCTTCCCCTCCAAGCTGGGGCTCTCTCTTGGGACAGGGTTAATCTTGTCCTCCATTCAGACCTGTGTTCTGGGACTGTACCCGATCTACGTGGTCGTCGACAACCAGCTGCCGCCGGCCTCGCGGTTCATTGTGATACTGGagcag ATTCGATTCCTGATGAAGAGCTACTCCTACATACGAGAAACTGCTCCCGTTGTAATGAAGGATACACCAAAGGAag gagAGAGCCCAACACTCCCAACATTTTCCAGCTATTTGTACTTCCTCTTCTGTCCTACTCTCATCTACAGGGAATCATACCCCCG AAATACCCACATTAGATGGAAGTACGTTGGCAGTACTCTTGGCATG ATCCTGGGCTGCCTGTTTTACGGCTACTTTATTCTGGTGCGGCTCTGTGTGCCCGTCTTCCGACCCGAGACCAAGCAGCCATTTACTACACGGACAATGGTTTTGGCTGTTTTCCACTCAATATTACCAG GTATAATGCTCcttctgttgtgtttcttcGCCTTCCTGCACTGCTGGCTCAACCTCTTCGGGGAGCTGCTGCGTTTTGCTGACAGGATATTCTACAAG gatTGGTGGAACTCTACGTCGTTTGCCAACTACTACCGTACCTGGAATGTGGTGGTTCACGACTGGCTGTATTACTACGGATACAGAGACTTCCTCTGG CTGTCGAAAAGGAAATTCCGAGCAGCTGCTATGCTCTCCGTGTTCATCGTCTCTGCTGTCGTCCATGAATACGCCTTGACCATGGGCTTGGGATTCTTCTACCCCGTCATGTTCTGCCTCTTTGCAGTCTTCGGAG tggtGTTCAATTTTACCATGAACGACAAGCGTCAGAGCCCCGTGTTCAACATCATCATGTGGGCGTGTCTCTTCCTGGGCCAGGGCGTCCAGGTGTGCCTGTACAGCCAGGAGTGGTACGCTCAAATACACTGCCCGCGGAAAGAG AACAGCTTCTGGGAGCTGGTGACGcctcggtcctggtcctgcAGCTACCAGAGATGA